One part of the Methanococcoides sp. AM1 genome encodes these proteins:
- a CDS encoding TrpB-like pyridoxal phosphate-dependent enzyme, with protein sequence MEQTKILLDENEMPKKWYNILPDMPTPLAPPLNPANNEPLAPENLAPLFPMELIKQEMSSEKYIDIPKEVLEIYKLWRPAPLFRAHRLEKMLDTPAKIYYKYEGVSPAGSHKPNTSVAQAYYNMKEGTERITTETGAGQWGSALSLSCNFFDIECKVYMVRSSFEQKPYRKSLINLWGAQVVPSPSPDTEFGRHMLEKYPDTTGSLGIAIGEAVEDAVKHDNTKYALGSVLNHVMLHQTVIGLEAQQQLDKVEEYPDIVIGCCGGGSNLAGISLPYMRDKIEGTHDPRIIAVEPSACPTLCDGKFQYDYGDMAKLTPLLKMYSLGYEFIPPAIHAGGLRYHGCSPIISQLTADKLMEATSYHQVEVFEAGVMFARSEGIPPAPESTHAIKCAIDEALKCKQTGEEKTILFCLSGHGHFDMYSYDKYFSGELSND encoded by the coding sequence ATGGAACAGACTAAGATCCTACTTGATGAAAACGAGATGCCAAAAAAATGGTATAATATCCTTCCGGATATGCCCACTCCATTGGCTCCTCCACTTAATCCTGCAAATAATGAGCCACTGGCACCAGAAAACCTTGCTCCTCTTTTCCCGATGGAGCTCATTAAACAGGAAATGAGCAGTGAGAAATACATTGACATTCCAAAAGAGGTTCTTGAAATATACAAACTCTGGAGACCTGCTCCTCTGTTCCGCGCACACAGGCTTGAAAAAATGCTTGACACTCCTGCAAAGATCTACTACAAATATGAAGGAGTCAGTCCTGCAGGCAGTCACAAACCAAATACTTCTGTGGCACAGGCTTACTATAATATGAAAGAAGGCACCGAGAGGATAACCACCGAGACCGGAGCTGGTCAGTGGGGCAGTGCACTTTCACTTAGCTGTAATTTTTTTGATATCGAATGTAAGGTCTATATGGTACGCTCCAGCTTCGAGCAAAAACCATACAGGAAATCACTGATCAACCTGTGGGGTGCACAGGTAGTGCCTTCACCAAGTCCTGATACTGAGTTTGGACGTCACATGCTTGAGAAATACCCGGACACAACAGGCAGTCTTGGTATCGCTATCGGAGAAGCTGTAGAGGATGCTGTGAAGCACGATAATACCAAATATGCTCTTGGCAGTGTGCTCAACCACGTTATGTTACACCAGACCGTCATAGGTCTTGAAGCCCAGCAGCAGCTCGACAAGGTCGAGGAATATCCTGACATAGTTATCGGTTGCTGTGGTGGCGGAAGTAACCTTGCAGGTATCAGCCTTCCATACATGAGGGATAAGATCGAAGGAACCCATGATCCACGCATCATCGCTGTGGAACCTTCTGCCTGTCCGACCCTTTGTGACGGCAAGTTCCAGTATGACTATGGTGACATGGCAAAACTGACCCCCCTCCTTAAGATGTATTCACTAGGATACGAGTTCATTCCACCTGCCATCCATGCAGGCGGCTTGAGATACCACGGCTGCTCACCTATAATCAGCCAGTTGACCGCAGATAAACTTATGGAAGCTACCAGCTATCATCAGGTAGAGGTATTCGAAGCAGGCGTCATGTTCGCCCGCAGTGAAGGCATTCCACCTGCACCAGAGTCCACCCACGCTATCAAATGCGCTATCGATGAGGCTCTCAAGTGCAAGCAGACCGGAGAAGAGAAGACCATCCTGTTCTGCCTTAGCGGACACGGTCACTTCGACATGTACTCTTACGACAAGTACTTCAGCGGTGAACTTAGCAACGACTGA